CAATATGATTCCTGATACGTGAGGAGGAATATGATGGTAAAGATTGCGGTTGTCGGAGGCGGTTGGTCGGGGTGTGCAGCAGCTCTTGCAGCGGCAAAGGCAGGTGCAGAGGTAATACTCTTTGAACGTACGGATATGCTTTTGGGAACGGGATTGGTCGGTGGTATCTTTCGCAATAACGGGCGATATACGGCGGCTGAAGAGGCGATCGCTCTTGGGGCAAATGAGCTGTTTGAATTGATGGATACTTATAGTAGACATAAGGAAGTCGATTTTCCCGGACATAATCATGCTTCACTTTATGATGTAACACGAATCGAGGATGGGGCGCGTACACTTCTTGCTCGACATGGTGTTACGGTCAAGTTGAAGTCTCGCATACGAGATATCGAAAAATACGGTGGCAGGATACGCGCTATTATTGGTGATGATGGCGTGATATACCCGTGTGATGCATATGTTGATGCAAGTGGAACGGCAGGTCCGATGGGGAATTGTTTGCGGTATGGCAATGGTTGTGCGATGTGTATCATGCGTTGTCCTTCGTTTGGGCCGCGCGTCAGTATGGCAGAGCGCGCGCATGTTGCCGAGAGAAACAGTGAGAAAGCGGATGGCTCTTTTGGTGCGATGAGTGGATCGTGTAAGATAAAAAAAGAAAGCTTATCGACTGCTGTTCGTGAGAAGCTGGAGCGTGATGGTGTCTTGGTGATCCCTTTGCCTGTGAAGGTACGGCAACAAGCCAAATTA
This Selenomonadales bacterium DNA region includes the following protein-coding sequences:
- a CDS encoding FAD-dependent oxidoreductase; the encoded protein is MVKIAVVGGGWSGCAAALAAAKAGAEVILFERTDMLLGTGLVGGIFRNNGRYTAAEEAIALGANELFELMDTYSRHKEVDFPGHNHASLYDVTRIEDGARTLLARHGVTVKLKSRIRDIEKYGGRIRAIIGDDGVIYPCDAYVDASGTAGPMGNCLRYGNGCAMCIMRCPSFGPRVSMAERAHVAERNSEKADGSFGAMSGSCKIKKESLSTAVREKLERDGVLVIPLPVKVRQQAKLGKKACSQYALDAFADNLIVLDTGHAKIMTPYMDMELLHQVEGFEKARYEDPYAGGFGNSIRYIGIASCGDDMRAEGVQNLFCAGEKSAPIVGHTEAIITGSLAGHNAVRCVLDMTYLVLPATLAVGDFISFAHRRMEEDGGMRVRYTFSGSVYFERMKEKGLYTTDSSAIYRRVEESGLSQIFARCLV